GCAGAGTCGATGTCGCTGCCGTACGACCCGGAGATGGCCGTCCACGAGCAGGTGGAGGGCTTCACCCGGCTCCAGGAGTGGGACTTCGAGCACACCCCGGGGGAGAAGTACCCGCTGCTGCTGCACTACCCGTACTTCGACCTGTACCGCAAACAGGTGGTCAAGCAGGCCGACCTGGTGCTGGCGATGCACTGGCGGGGTGACGCCTTCACCGGCGAGCAGAAGGCCCGCAACTTCGCGTACTACGAGCGCCGGACGGTACGCGACTCGTCGCTGTCCGCCTGCACCCAGGCGGTGCTCGCGGCCGAGGTGGGCCAGCCCGAACTGGCGCACAGCTACCTGCGCGAGGCAGCGCTGATGGACCTGCACGACCTCAACGAGAACACCCGCGACGGGGTGCACATGGCGTCGTTGGCCGGGGCCTGGATCGCGCTGGTGTCCGGCTTCGGTGGGCTGCGGGACCACGACGGCTCGCTGTCCTTCGCTCCCCGGCTGCCCAGTCGGCTCACCCGGCTGGAGTTCTCCCTGCAGTGGCGGTCCATGCGGCTGCGGGTGGACGTCCGACCGCACCACACGACGTACGCGCTGCGCAACGGTGGGCCGGACACCGTGCTGGAGCTACGGCACCACGACGAGACCGTCACGGTAACCTGCGCCCAGCCGACCACGCTGCCCAACCCGCCGGCCGAGCCGAGCGGCCCCAACCCGGAGCAGCCCGCCGGCCGGGCACCCCTGATGCACCCGCCGCCCGTACCGGACAAGTGACCTGAGAGGTCCCGGCCCGCTCGGGCCCGCTCGGGACGTCCCGGCCCGCTCGGGTCCCGGGCGGGCCGGGTCAGCGGTCGCCGGTGGAGGGGGTGCCGGTGGCGTCACGGGGTGCCCGCGCCCGCGGGTCGTCGGCGGTGCGGGCCCGCGCGGCCTCGTCCGCCCAGTCCCGCTCCTTGTCCGGTTCGCTCCGGTCCGGCCCGCTCTGCCGGGACTTTTCGGATCGCTCGCCCATGGTGGTCCTCCGCCCGCCTCGCGTCGACTTCCGACGCCCGCCGGCTACCCGTCGGCGTAGCCGACAAACGGCCTGCCCGACCGCGGTGGCCGAGCCGTGGTGACCGTCTACGCGGGCCGGCCGGCGATGCGGGCCGGCGGTGTCGGGCCGGCCGGCGGTGTCGGACCCGCCGGGGCGGGTAAGCGGGACGGCCGGTGCCGGTGCCGGCGAGGGCGGGGAGGTCGCAGATGGAGACACTCAGCAGCGCGGTGACGATCCCGGTGGCCGGAGCTGCCCTCGCGGCCGATCTGGTGGTGCCCGCCGAGGCCAACGGCGTGGTGCTGTTCGCCCACGGCAGCGGCAGCTCCCGGCACAGCCCGCGCAACACCTCGGTGGCCCGGGTGCTGCACCGGCGGTCGCTCGGCACCGTCCTGGTCGACCTGCTCACCCCGCAGGAGGAGCGGGTGGACGCCCGGACCGCCGAACTCCGCTTCGACATCGGTCTGCTGGCCGACCGGCTGACCGCGATCGTGGACTGGCTGCGCGCCGCCTCGGGGGTCACCGCCCTGCCGCTGGGGCTCTTCGGCGCCAGCACCGGGGCCGCCGCCGCCCTGGTCGCCGCAGCGGCCCGGACCGACCAGGTGGGTGCGGTGGTCTCCCGGGGCGGACGGCCGGACCTGGCCGGCAGAGCCCTGTCCCAGGTACGCGCACCGACGCTGCTGCTGGTCGGTGGCGCGGACGAGCAGGTGCTCACCCTCAACGAGGAGGCCCTGGGCCAGCTGCCCGACGGGGTGGGTGAGCTGCGGGTGGTACCCGGCGCGACCCACCTGTTCGAAGAGCCCGGCGCCCTCGACGAGGTGGCCGACCAGACCGCCGGGTGGTTCGCCAACCGACTGCACTGAGCGCCGCGGCACCGCGACCTTTCCCAGCAGGTACATCCCGGCCGCGATCACCACCAGGCAGGCGCTCCACAGCACCGCCGTGCGGACCAGCCACGGCAACGCCGCCCAGCTCTGACGGGGCCCGGTGGTTGCCGCCCCGGGTGTCCGCCCGGATTCGTCAGGTGTCACGTCGGTCCTCCTCGGTCGCCGGGCAGTCCGTTACCCGTGGTACGTCACTCCGACACCCGGGGGTGGTGGCGATCGACAACTCTCGCTACCATCCGCAATCATGGCATAACTCACCGTCCAGTCATGATCCCCGGACCGGCGTCGCCCTGGCGTGGCGCCGGAAACGACAGGGAGTCCTCGTTGACCGCTGCGACCCACGCGACGATCCCGCCCCGCTATCCCTTCAGCGCCCCGGACCGCCTCACCCTGGATCCGCGCTACGCCCAGCTGCGCCGGGACGAGCCACTGATCCGGGTACGTCTGCCCTTCGGCGAGCCGGTGTGGTTGGCCACCCGGCACGCCGACGTCAAGACGGTGCTCGGCGACGCCCGGTTCAGCCGGGCCGCCGCCGAAGGGCGCGACGAACCGCGCAACACCGAGCGACAGGTGCAGACCGGCATCCTCGGCCTGGACCCGCCGGAGCACACCCGGCTGCGGCGACTGGCGGCGAAGGCGTTCACCGCCCGTCGGGTGGAGCAGCTGCGCCCCCGTACCCGGGCGGTGGCGCACGAGTTGGTGGACGGCCTGATCGCCGCCGGTGCCCCGGCGGACCTGGTCGAGCACGTCGCCACACCGCTGCCGATCCGGGTCATCTGCGACCTGCTCGGGGTGCCGGTGACCGACCAGGACAGGTTCCACACCTGGGCGGAGGCGATCGTCTCGACCACCTCGCTCAGCGACGAGCAGGCCCAGCGGTACCTGGACAACCTCTTCGAGTACATCGGAGGTCTGATCGCCCAGCGCCGCCGCGACCCGGCCGACGACCTGCTCACCGCGATGGTGGAGGCCCGCGACGCCGACGCCGACCGGCTCACCGAGGAGGAGGTGGTGCGGCTCGCCGCCGGCCTGCTCGCCGCCGGCCACGAGACCACCGTCACCCAGATCCCCAACTTCGTGTACGTGCTGCTCACCGAGGCCGGTGCCTGGGCGCGGCTGTGCCGTGAACCGGAGCTGCTGCCGGGCGCGGTGGAGGAGCTGATGCGGTTCGTGCCGCTGGGCGCGACCGCCGGCTTCCCCCGGTACGCGCTGGAGGACGTCACCGTCGGCGGGGTGCTGGTACGCGCCGGCGAACCGGTGATCGTCTCCATCGCCTCGGCCAACCGCGACGAGCGGGTCTTCGCCGATCCGGACACCCTGGACCTGTCCCGGGAGACCAACCCGCACGTCGGGTTCGGTCACGGGGTGCACCACTGCATTGGCGCCCAACTGGCCCGGATGGAGCTTCAGGTGGTGCTCGAAACACTTGCCCAACGGCTGCCGGGACTCCGGTTGGGGGTGCCCGAGGCGGAGCTGAGCTGGAAGAGCGGGCTGCTGGTCCGGGGCCTGACCGCGCTACCGGTCAGCTGGTAGGGCGGGCATGGCGACGACGGAGCACGGCTGGCGGATCGAGGTCGACGCCCTTCGCTGCATCGGCGCCGGGATCTGCGCCGGTGTCGCACCGGGCCACTTCGCGCTCACCGACGGGCTGTCCCAGCCGCTTACCGACCGGATCGAGCCGGACGACGCGGTCCGGGACGCCGCCGACTCCTGCCCGATGGAGGCGATCACCGTCTCCGACGCGGCAACCGGCAGCCAGATCGCACCGGACCTCTGACCGCCGGCACCCGGCTGTGCCGGGCCCGGCCGCGGCTGGGGTGGGCGCGGCTGAGGGTGGGCGCGGTCAGAGACTGCCCAGCAGCCGGGTCACGGTGATCTCGATGACCACCCGGTCGGGGTTCGGTCGTGGCGGACGGTACCGCTCGGTGTAGCGGCGCTCCGCCTCCCGTACCGCGGCCGGGTCGGTCCGGACCACCGCGCGGCCCTCGATGGTCAGCCACCGTCGGCCGTCGACGTGGCAGACCGCCACCGCCGTGCCGGGCGCGGCGGCGACGAGCCGGGCCTTGCGCGAGGTGCGTGAGGTGATCACCCGGGCCAGCCCGGCTCCGGCGTCGAAGGTCACCCCGACCGGTACGACGTGCGGCGTGCCGTCCGGCCGCACGGTGGTCAGCGTGGCGAGATGGCGTTCCCCGCAGAACCGGGCGACCCGGTCGTCCCGCGGGTCCAACCGGTGGTCGACCGGGGCTCGTGACATGCCCCGATCATGACACGGGCCGGTGCTCCGGCGCGGTGACCGCCGGCCTGCCGGCGACCCGCCGGCGGTGCGCCAACCGGGTCAGGTAGATCAGGGCCGCCGCGAGCACCCCCATGTCGTCCAGGTAGATCGGGTCCGGCAACAGGTCGACCGGCAGGACGGTGTAGGCAAGCGCCCCGTAGAAGGCGACCCGGCCACCGGCGCCCAGGCTGCCGAGCATGCGTCGGGTCCGGATCACCCGGACGGCCAGCACCACGGCACCGGTGAGGGTCGCGAGGGCCACGACGGCGCCGGCGACGACGAGCAGCCAGGTCTCCTGGGACATGGCTAGACGCTAACCCACCGTCGGGGCGTACGCCGCTTCCCTCGGCGGCCGGGGCGCGTGGCGCGTCCGCCAGGCCCGCCGAGGCGGCCAGGAGCTTGCCCCGGGACATCCGGGCCGGATCAGAAGGCGGGCACCGCGGCGCGTCCCCGGGCCACCGGTGCGGCCGGCAGCACCGGCGCGGTGACCTCCACCGGGTCGACACCGGGCAGGAGCGAGTGCTCCGACTCCGGGGCCGGCTCGGTCGCGGCGAAGGCCTCCTGCCGCAGGCTGCCGGCGGCGGCGACCGCCAGCTCGGCGGCCTGCCAGGCGGCCCGCTCCCGCTCCTGCGCCGTCCGGTGCCGCTCCTGCAGGTTCGCCAGCACCGCCCGCCGCAGGAACAGCTCCTGCTCGACCGGGTGCCGCCGTGGGTCCCAACCGTTGCGGTGCGCGAAGACGTCACTGAGCTGCTCCACCGACAGCTCCCGACGCCAGTACGCGTCCAGGGCGGTCCGGTGCAGGAAACGCTCGCGGTCGGCGTACTCGGCCGGGGTCCGGACGGTACGCGGCAGCGGCAGCGCGGCGGCTACCGAGAGCCGCTGGACGTCCGCCTCGACGTCCTGGTACGCCTGCCAGGCGGCCTCCACCTCGTCCTGGGCGGCGAGCCACTCGGCCCGGTGGCGCTGGGCGGTGGTGACCGCCCGTTCGGCGGCCACCGCCACCTCGGCCGCGTACCGTTCCCGGTCGCGGTCCTCCTCGGCCCGTTCCAGGGTGCTCGGCAGGGCGGCCTCGCGGATCCGGCGGGCGACGTCGACGCCGACGCCACCCGGGCGGAGCACCAGCACGGCGACGGTGGTCGCCACCACGGCGATCAGGGCCAACCAGATGGCGGCGGCCTGTGGCACGTCGATCAGTACGGCGGAGAGGACGGTCTGCATCACCAACACCTCGTGATGGTCGAAGGAGGAACTGCCGATCGGGGTGCCCGGGTGCGCTGGGGTCGAACCGCTCGCGGCCGGGCCGGGCACGAGGGGTACGGCACCGACGGATCGTCGCGGGTGGGCCGACGGTGGGCGCAGCGGCGGCTGCGGGGGCCAACCGGGACGGGTGCCGGTGCGGCCGGCCGCCGGTCGGCGGCGTCGGCCGGTCAGGCCAGCGGGGGACCGCGCCGGGCGGGCAGACCCCGGACCGGCTCCGCCGCGGGCACCCGCACGGGCACCGGCACCACGGCCGGGGCGGTGCCGTCGACCCGGGGGGACGACGGCTGCTGCGGGAGGGCCACCTCGGTGACCCGATCCAGGCCCGGGGAGTCCGACCGCGACTGTGCCCCGCCGTCGACCGCGAGGTGGTCGACGGGTCCGGTGCGGCTGTGGACCGGGCCGCGGTGGCCGGTCCCGAAGGGACCGTCGAGCACGAGGCGGCTGTCGGTCACGAGGCGGCCGTCGAGCACGAGGCGGCTGTCGGGCGCGGTGGCGCTGCCGGACCCGGCGGGTGCGGCGGACGCGGGCGGACCGGAGAGCGCGAGGGCCGCGCCACCGAGGCCGAGGGTGAGCACCAGGAGGGTCACCGCCAGGCGGGTCAGCTCCCGCAGCGTCACCGGCCACAGGGGGCGGGTGGACGTCACGGGCGGCATCCCACCAACCTAGCGCCCCGGCCCGGCCGGGACCAACCACGTGACCGGACCCATTCACTCCCTTGTGGACGCCGGCACCGGATGGCCCTTTGTCGACCGAGGTGGACGTACCTGGTGGGTCGGCCCGCACCCCGGGGTACGCCGTCAGTTACGACCGTGGGGTTGCCGTGGCCCGGAGGCGCCCAGTTGCTGATCGGTGGCAGCCGGCCGGGTGGCGGTGGTCGGCGGTGTCTGTCCAGGGTCCGGCGCGGCGGCCGACCGAAGGGCGGCGATCTCCGCGGTCGGTGCGGACGGCGACTTCCGAGCGATGAGCTTGTCGATGTGTGCGTCCGTGCCGAACGAGCCGACGTCGATCGCACCCACCCGCAGGTAGTTGTTGATCAGATCCTGGGTCTGCGGGGGGCAGGCCGGCGGGTAGGAGCCATGGTTCAGGACGTTCTTGATCGCGGTGTCCGGGTGGAGCGTCGTCCCGTCCGCGCTGGTGGCCGAGGCGGGCAGGGGCTTCTTCCAGTTCGCGGGTTCATCCAGGTGCTTCATGATGAACTCGCCGAGGTTCTTCCAGTACGTCGCCGGAGACGCCGGGTTGCTGTCCGCTTTTCGTGGCATGGCAGGCACGACGGGCAACCGGGGTTCCGGGTTCAGCCGCGGTGCCGACTTGTTCGGTGACCGGCGGTGAGGCTGGTCACCCGGTGGCGGTCCGGATCCGGTCAGGAGGGCGGGGCGGCGGGGGTGGATCGGGGTGCGGCATCGGCGGTGAAGAGGGCGAGCAGGTCACCCACCTGGCGGTCCGCCTCGGCCGGGTGCCGGAAGTGGCCGTCCGGATTGACGGTGTACTCGTTGCGCCGGCCCACCCGGGTGCGCCGCAGGTAGCCGCCGGCCTCCAGGTCGGCGACGATCGCCTGGGCGGCGCGCTCGGTGACCCCTACCTCGTGGGCGACGTCCCGGAGCCGGGCGGTGGGGTTACGCGCGATGGCGAGCAGGACGTGCGCGTGGTTGGTGAGGAAGGTCCAGTGCCGGGTGCTCCCGCTTCCGCGTGGTGTCGTCGCCATGTCCGTCAAGATACGACCAGCCTTCACGATCGTCGTTCGCGAGCCGGTCGACGTGAACCGTCGTCCCGACACCTGAAATGCATATCACGTATAGCTTGACGTGTCTTGCGCTGCGTGTGAACGTGGTGGCGGACCGCGTCCGTGGCGGACGGGGTCGACCGGTCACCTTCCGAAGGGTGAGGACGTTGATCTCCACTCCGTCGACCGGGTCGCAGTCGGACCCGGAGCTTCCTCCCGCCCAGCCGCCGTCGGCACAGCCCGATCCGCCGCAGACCCCGGAACAGGCGCTCGCCGAGCTGTACGCGGGCAACCGCAGGTTCGTCACCGGTACGCCGCGGCACCCCAACCAGGACGTCGGACACCGCACCGCGGTCGCCGGTGAACAGCACCCCTTCGCGGTCATCGTCGGGTGCTCCGACTCCCGGCTCGCCGCCGAGATCATTTTCGACCGTGGGCTGGGTGACCTCTTCGTCGTGCGGACCGCCGGCCACACCACCGGGCCCGAGGTGCTGGGCAGCGTCGAGTACGCGGTGACGGTCCTCGGCACGCCGCTGGTGGTGGTGCTGGGGCACGACTCGTGCGGTGCCGTGCAGGCGGCCGCGACGGCGGTCAGCACCGGGGCCCGGCCGCCGGGACATCTCGGCGCGGTGGTCGACGCGGTGGTGCCCAGCCTGCGCCGGGCCGCCGCCCAGGGAGTCGACGACCCGGCCCGGATCATCGACATCCACATCGCCCAGACCGTCGAGGAGCTGTTGGGCAACTCGGCCGTGCTGGCCGCCGAGGTGGCCGCTGGCCGCTGCACCGTGGTCGGCATGTCCTACCAGCTGGCCGCCGGAGAGGTGCGGACGGTGGCCGCCGCCCCGGCCGCCGGCTGACCCCGCCCACACCGGTCAGGACAGGCGAACGGGCCGCCCCCGCGTGGGGGACGGCCCGTTCGGTGTCTCGGGGTGGTCAGAGCAGCGAGACGTGTACGTGGTCGGTGTGGTTCGACGGTCCGCTGTAGGAGCTCCAGCCGGTGGCCGGGAACCAGATCTGCCGGTTCCAGATGACGTAGTAGATGCCCAGCCGGTCGGCGTTGCGTACCAGGAACGCGGTCAGGTTGTTGCCGTACATCCGGGTGTCGTTGTTGTGCCAGGGCGCGAAGCCGCTGTTCTGCAGCGACCAGTCACAGGCCCGGCCCTTGGGGTGCTCCCACGGGCCACCGGGGCGGTAGCAGCCGACGAACCGGTCGAAGCCGGCCCGCTTGACCTCCTTGTACATGTGCAGCGTGCGCGCCGTGATGCAACCGGAGGTGGTGGGGTCGTTCTCGGTACAGCTCATCGGGCGCCAGTTGCCGTTGGCGTCGCGGCCCGGGGCGATCTTGGCCACCGGTGACGTGGCCACCACCAGGCCCCCGGTCAGGCCGGTGCCGCCGACGAGGGCGAGCGACTTCTCCGCCTCCCGCTTCTGCTTGGCCATCACCGAGGCCTGCTTCTGCTGCTCGCGTACCTCGGCGTCCAGGGCCTGCTTGGCCTGATCGGCCTTGTCCTTGACCGTCTGCACCTCGGCCAGCTTTCGGGCGTTGACCATGTTCAGCTCGTCGAGCGCCTGGGCCCGCTGGACGAACGAGTCCGGCGCGTTGCTCTCCAGCAGCATGGCCATCCCGCCGATCCGGCCGCTGCGGTACGACTGGGCGGCGATCCGACCGACCTGCGGGGCCAGCTCGTCCAGCTCGTTCTGGGCGCGGCGCACCTCCATGTCGAGCTGCAGCTGCCGCTTCTTGGACTTCTCCAGCTTGGACTTGGCCTGGGTGTAGCTGCGGTTGGTCGTCTCGATGACGTCGTTGAGCAGCTTCGAGTCGCCGTCCTCGTGCCCCGAGGGCTGGGCGGGCTGAGCCATGGCCGGCAGCGGGCCGGAGAAGATGGCCAGTGCGGTGAGCACGGCCGCCGCCGGCGTCAACCAGCGGCGTAGGAGTGCCGTCACAGTCGTCCCTTCCGTCGGCCGCCGACCGGGTTAGCTGACGGGTTCGGGACGGAAGTGGCCCCTACCGCTGGTGCGGATTCACCCCATGTACCTGGTTCCCCGGCTCGCCGTTCGGCGATTGGGCGGCGGTACCGCTGGCGCGGGTGCGCGCCTTCGGCGGTGACCGGCAGCGAGGTTACCCGAGAGTCGGCGCTGGGATCTACGTCCGGATGCCGACTCAACGCGTAATTTCTCCGCGATGTCGCGTGACCAGTGATGTGCTTCTCATCAATGGAGTCGTCGGCGGTCACGCTGAGGAGTGTCACCATGCGGTGTCGGTGCTCCTTTCTTGGTCGGGCCACCTCGCGGGGGCGTCGGGGGACTGACTGGCGGCCCGGGGTGCGCTCAGTGCCTGGAGCGCGTCGTCCCGCGGTGCGGGCGGGCGGGCCGAGCCGGTGCCGCCACCAGGCGGGGTGGGGGCTCCGGCGGTGGTGGCGGCCCGGTCGGTGGCGGTGCCCCGACCGGCGGCGGTCACCAGCGCGGCGAGCGCGGTGGTGAGCGGTACGGCGGCGATCAGCCCGAGCGTGGCGACCGCGCTACGGACGATCTCCTGGGCCAGGAACTCGCTGGTCAGCACCTGACTGACCGGTCGGGAGTCGGCGACCAGCAGAAGCAGCAGAGGCAACGACGCGCCCGCGTACGCCAACACGATGGTGTTGACGACGGACGCGATGTGCGCCCGGCCGACCCGGGTGGCCGACCGGTAGAGCTGGAGCCGGGACAGTCCCGGGTTCGCGTGGGCCAGTTCGGTGACCGTGGCGGCCTGGGTGACCGTGACGTCGTCCAGCACCCCGAGGGAACCGATGATGATCCCGGCGAGCAGCAGCCCGTGCAGGTCGACGTTGCCCTGGAACATCGACAGGGTGGTGGCCTCCTCGGTGCCGTACCCGGTCAGGTGGGTGGCGGCGGTGGCCGCGCTGCCGAGCAGACCGGTGACCACCAGGCTGCCCAGCGTGCCGAGCACGGCCACCGAGGTCTGGGCGCTGATGCCGTGGGTGAGGTACAGCACCACGAACATGATCAGTGCGGCGCCGACCACCGCGACCAGCAGCGGTGACCGGCCGGCGCTGATGCCGGGCAGCACGAAGGTGAGCAGGATGGCGAAGCTCGCCACCAGGCCACCGAGCGCGGCCAGGCCGCGCCACCGGCCGAAGGCCACGATCGCGGCAGCGAAGAGGACGGCCAACCAGATCAGCGGCTTGCCCCGCTGGTGCTCGGCGATGTTGTAGCTGCTCGACTCGGGGTCGGCCGGATCGGTCAACTCCACCAGGACGATCTCGTCACCGACGGCGATGGTCGGCGCCCCCGGACCGTCCGGGATCGGCGTCTCGACCTGCTGCCCCTCGTCGGGTCCCTGCTCGACCCGGACGGTGGCGGTGCCGCACGGGCCCTCGGGGGCGGACGCGGGGCCCTCCGGGGTCGGCGCGGCAGGTGGGCACGCCTCGGTCACCACCCGGGTCACCGTGCCGTGGTACCGGGGCACGTCCCCGCCCCCGTCGACCTGCGGTGCCCGGTCCGGCCAGAGGATCAGCGCGGCGACCAGGGTGACGAGGAAGAGCGGCACCACGGTCGCGACGAGGACCCGCCGTACCCCCGGCGGGGTGGGCGGGGCGGGACGGCTGTGGTCGGCACCCATCTGCGACTCTCTCCAAACGATCCACGACGGATTACGTGTCGCCGCGCCGGTCGGTTCACTCGGCCGGCACACCGGTCCGGTTCGCGGCGTTGCGTGCCGGAGTGGTCACGGACTGCGAACCGGGGGCGGCGGTGGGACCCGGATGCCCGTCGCGGGAATGGTAGCCACTCGGCCGACGGGTGCGGAGGTTGTGGGTCAGCCGCGCTTCATCAGCCGGCCGACGGCGGCCATCATCTCGGTGGCCATCTCGTCGGCGTGCCCCTCGGCGGCGCCCTCCTGCATGCAGTGCCGGGCGTGCCCGTCCAGCAGGCCGAGAGCGACCTTGTCCAGGGCGGCCTGGATCGCCGAGATCTGGGTCAGCACGTCGATGCAGTAACGGTCCTCGTCCACCATCTTCTCGATGCCCCGGACCTGACCCTCGACCCGGCGCAGCCGAGCGAGAAGCTGGTCCTTGCTGGCGGTGTAGCCCCGGGTGGGGGGCGTCGAAGTGGTCATGTTCGCCAGGGTACGCCCTACCCCCGGCGGGTATTCCAGGACAAATTACCCCTACCCGGTAGTGGTTGAGATACCCCCCATGGGTATATGGTGGGCTCCGGTCGAGAGGAGTACGGACATGGTCACCGACATCTACCAGGTGCAGGGCATGACCTGCGGGCACTGCGTGCAGGCGGTGAGCGCCGAGGTCGGCGCGCTGGCCGGGGTCGACGAGGTCCAGGTGGACCTGGCAAGTGGTCAGGTCACCGTCACCAGTGCGGAGCCGCTGGACCCGGCCGCCGTCCGGGCCGCCGTCGACGAGGCCGGTTACGACCTCGTGGACCGGTGAACACGGCGGCCAGGCTGGCCGGGTTCCTGCTCGGCCTCGTGGTGGTCTTCGGTGCGGCGTACGGGGTCGGCCAGGCGGTCGGCCCCCGCACCCCCGGCACCCCACCCCCGGCCAGCCCCAGCCTCAGCCCTTCGGGTTCACCCGGCGTGCCGGGTCACGGGCACAACTGACGGGAGCGGAGTGTGACCACCACCGGCAAGCCCCTGGAGTCGGCACCCCACCGGATCGAACTGGCCATCGGCGGGATGACCTGCGCCTCCTGTGCCGCCCGGATCGAGAAGAAGCTGAACCGGATGGACGGGGTCACCGCCACGGTCAACTACGCCACCGAGAAGGCCACTGTCGACTACGGCGCGGCGACCACCCCGGACGACCTGATCGCCACGGTGCGCAGGACCGGCTACACCGCCGCCCTGCCGCCCCCGCCGGCCCCCGCCGCCGAGCCGACCGGCACCGGCCCGACCGCCGCAGGATCGACCGCCGCCGCCGCTGGGCCGGCCGATCCGGTGCGTACCCGGTTCTGGGTGTCGGTGCTGCTCAGCGTCCCGGTGGTGGTGCTGGCGATGGTGCCGGCCTGGCAGTTCACCTACTGGCAGTGGCTGTCGTTGGTGCTGGCCGCACCGGTGGTGGTCTACGGCGGAGCGCCGTTCCACCGGGCCGCCTGGGTCAACCTGCGCCACGGCGCGGCGACCATGGACACCCTGGTCTCGCTGGGCACCCTGGCCGCGTTCGGCTGGTCGGTCTGGGCGCTCTTCCTCGGCACCGCCGGCGAGCCGGGCATGACCCACCCGTTCAGCCTGGCCATCTCCCGCACCGACGGCGCCGGCAACATCTACCTGGAGGCGGCGGCCGGGGTGACCACGTTCATCCTGGCCGGCCGCTACTTCGAGGCGCGGGCCAAGCGGACCGCCGGGGCGGCGCTGCGCGCCCTGCTGGAGCTGGGTGCCAAGGACGTCGCCGTGCTGCGTGCCGGGGTGGAGACCCGGGTGCCGGTGGGCCAGCTGGTGGTGGGTGACCGGTTCGTCGTCCGCCCCGGCGAGAAGATCGCCACCGACGGCGTGGTCGACGAGGGCACCTCCGCCGTCGACGCGAGCATGCTCACCGGTGAGTCCGTACCGGTGGAGGTCGGCCCCGGTTCGGCCGTGGTCGGTGCGACGGTCAACGCGGGCGGCCGGCTGGTGGTCACCGTCACCCGGGTCGGCGCGGACACCCAGCTCGCTCAGATGGCCCGGCTGGTGGAGCAGGCCCAGACCGGCAAGGCGGCCGTGCAGCGGCTCGCCGACCGGATCTCCGGCGTCTTCGTACCGATCGTGATCGCACTCGCCGTCGGCACCCTCGGCTGGTGGCTCGGCGTCGGCGCCGGACCGGCGGCGGCCTTCACCGCCGCGGTGGCGGTGTTGATCATCGCCTGTCCCTGCGCGCTCGGCCTGGCCACGCCGACCGCTCTGCTGGTCGGTACCGGCCGGGGCGCGCAACTCGGCATCCTGATCAAGGGGCCGGAGGTGCTGGAGTCGACCCGACAGGTCGACACCGTGGTGCTGGACAAGACCGGCACCGTCACCACCGGCCGGATGACGCTGGTGGATGTCGTACCCGCCGCCGACCAGGACCGCGCCGAATTGCTGCGGCTGGCCGGCGCCGTGGAGGCCGCCAGCGAGCACCCGATCGCCCGCGCCATCGCCACCGCCGCCGAGCGGTCCACCGCCCCGGAGCCCGCCGCAGCGGCCGAGCAGCCCACCGCCGAGGGTTCCGCCCCGGCCGCCGAGCAGCCCACCGCTGCGGTTCCCACCGCGGCGGCCGTCGGGAAGCCGGGGCCGGCCGGGTTGCCGCCGGTCAGCGGGTTCGCCAACGTCGAGGGGCTCGGTGTCACCGGGACGGTGGAGCGGCGGCAGGTGCTGGTCGGTCGGCTCCGGTTGGTGCGCGAGCGCGAGGTCGACGTACCGGTGGAGGTGCGGCGGGCGGTGACCGAGGCGGAGGCCGGCGGCCGGACGGCGGTGGTGGCGGCCTGGGACGGC
Above is a window of Micromonospora yangpuensis DNA encoding:
- a CDS encoding dienelactone hydrolase family protein, with translation METLSSAVTIPVAGAALAADLVVPAEANGVVLFAHGSGSSRHSPRNTSVARVLHRRSLGTVLVDLLTPQEERVDARTAELRFDIGLLADRLTAIVDWLRAASGVTALPLGLFGASTGAAAALVAAAARTDQVGAVVSRGGRPDLAGRALSQVRAPTLLLVGGADEQVLTLNEEALGQLPDGVGELRVVPGATHLFEEPGALDEVADQTAGWFANRLH
- a CDS encoding cytochrome P450 → MTAATHATIPPRYPFSAPDRLTLDPRYAQLRRDEPLIRVRLPFGEPVWLATRHADVKTVLGDARFSRAAAEGRDEPRNTERQVQTGILGLDPPEHTRLRRLAAKAFTARRVEQLRPRTRAVAHELVDGLIAAGAPADLVEHVATPLPIRVICDLLGVPVTDQDRFHTWAEAIVSTTSLSDEQAQRYLDNLFEYIGGLIAQRRRDPADDLLTAMVEARDADADRLTEEEVVRLAAGLLAAGHETTVTQIPNFVYVLLTEAGAWARLCREPELLPGAVEELMRFVPLGATAGFPRYALEDVTVGGVLVRAGEPVIVSIASANRDERVFADPDTLDLSRETNPHVGFGHGVHHCIGAQLARMELQVVLETLAQRLPGLRLGVPEAELSWKSGLLVRGLTALPVSW
- a CDS encoding ferredoxin, which produces MATTEHGWRIEVDALRCIGAGICAGVAPGHFALTDGLSQPLTDRIEPDDAVRDAADSCPMEAITVSDAATGSQIAPDL
- a CDS encoding pyridoxamine 5'-phosphate oxidase family protein: MSRAPVDHRLDPRDDRVARFCGERHLATLTTVRPDGTPHVVPVGVTFDAGAGLARVITSRTSRKARLVAAAPGTAVAVCHVDGRRWLTIEGRAVVRTDPAAVREAERRYTERYRPPRPNPDRVVIEITVTRLLGSL
- a CDS encoding DUF1232 domain-containing protein, translating into MSQETWLLVVAGAVVALATLTGAVVLAVRVIRTRRMLGSLGAGGRVAFYGALAYTVLPVDLLPDPIYLDDMGVLAAALIYLTRLAHRRRVAGRPAVTAPEHRPVS
- a CDS encoding helix-turn-helix transcriptional regulator, with protein sequence MATTPRGSGSTRHWTFLTNHAHVLLAIARNPTARLRDVAHEVGVTERAAQAIVADLEAGGYLRRTRVGRRNEYTVNPDGHFRHPAEADRQVGDLLALFTADAAPRSTPAAPPS
- a CDS encoding carbonic anhydrase, with the translated sequence MYAGNRRFVTGTPRHPNQDVGHRTAVAGEQHPFAVIVGCSDSRLAAEIIFDRGLGDLFVVRTAGHTTGPEVLGSVEYAVTVLGTPLVVVLGHDSCGAVQAAATAVSTGARPPGHLGAVVDAVVPSLRRAAAQGVDDPARIIDIHIAQTVEELLGNSAVLAAEVAAGRCTVVGMSYQLAAGEVRTVAAAPAAG
- a CDS encoding coiled-coil domain-containing protein is translated as MTALLRRWLTPAAAVLTALAIFSGPLPAMAQPAQPSGHEDGDSKLLNDVIETTNRSYTQAKSKLEKSKKRQLQLDMEVRRAQNELDELAPQVGRIAAQSYRSGRIGGMAMLLESNAPDSFVQRAQALDELNMVNARKLAEVQTVKDKADQAKQALDAEVREQQKQASVMAKQKREAEKSLALVGGTGLTGGLVVATSPVAKIAPGRDANGNWRPMSCTENDPTTSGCITARTLHMYKEVKRAGFDRFVGCYRPGGPWEHPKGRACDWSLQNSGFAPWHNNDTRMYGNNLTAFLVRNADRLGIYYVIWNRQIWFPATGWSSYSGPSNHTDHVHVSLL
- a CDS encoding YibE/F family protein — protein: MGADHSRPAPPTPPGVRRVLVATVVPLFLVTLVAALILWPDRAPQVDGGGDVPRYHGTVTRVVTEACPPAAPTPEGPASAPEGPCGTATVRVEQGPDEGQQVETPIPDGPGAPTIAVGDEIVLVELTDPADPESSSYNIAEHQRGKPLIWLAVLFAAAIVAFGRWRGLAALGGLVASFAILLTFVLPGISAGRSPLLVAVVGAALIMFVVLYLTHGISAQTSVAVLGTLGSLVVTGLLGSAATAATHLTGYGTEEATTLSMFQGNVDLHGLLLAGIIIGSLGVLDDVTVTQAATVTELAHANPGLSRLQLYRSATRVGRAHIASVVNTIVLAYAGASLPLLLLLVADSRPVSQVLTSEFLAQEIVRSAVATLGLIAAVPLTTALAALVTAAGRGTATDRAATTAGAPTPPGGGTGSARPPAPRDDALQALSAPRAASQSPDAPARWPDQERSTDTAW